In a single window of the Caldisericia bacterium genome:
- a CDS encoding phosphoribosylglycinamide synthetase: MLFPKPGKIIEIKGIDEAKRIEGIYKIHLNDDIKLGGKIERVTDHTMRKGYVIALGETREQAV; encoded by the coding sequence ATCCTATTTCCAAAGCCGGGAAAGATAATAGAGATAAAGGGAATAGATGAAGCGAAGAGAATAGAAGGAATTTACAAGATTCATCTTAATGATGATATAAAATTAGGAGGCAAAATAGAAAGGGTAACAGATCATACAATGAGAAAAGGATATGTGATAGCACTTGGAGAAACTCGTGAGCAAGCAGTTA